AAAAATTCAATGGTTTGGATATGAATATGGGGAACCTGCACCGTCTGTCGGATGCGAAGACCCGTTCAATCAGCCCGGAAAATTTTACCGGTGAAAAAGGGAAAGGGGGTATGGCCGATCCCAAAGACCGGGATAAGCGGAATGTGGCCAATGCCCACCATGCGGCAAGGGACCTTGGACAGGGATGGAAAGTGAATCCGTATATCAGGATTGAACCCAGGGAAACGGTCACTATTGCGGAAATAGAAGGTCCGGGCGCTATCCAGCACATCTGGATGACTCCCACAGGAAACTGGCGTTTTACGATCATACGCATTTACTGGGATGATGAAAAGGAACCTTC
This sequence is a window from Bacteroidales bacterium. Protein-coding genes within it:
- a CDS encoding DUF2961 domain-containing protein yields the protein MKKWMITVMALIWVCSVYAQPEKFNGLDMNMGNLHRLSDAKTRSISPENFTGEKGKGGMADPKDRDKRNVANAHHAARDLGQGWKVNPYIRIEPRETVTIAEIEGPGAIQHIWMTPTGNWRFTIIRIYWDDEKEPSVECPVGDFFGMGWGVYAPLSSLAVCVNPGSAFNSYWTMPFRKKCRITMENINDQDAMVLYYQIDYTLTDVP